A genomic region of Glycine max cultivar Williams 82 chromosome 15, Glycine_max_v4.0, whole genome shotgun sequence contains the following coding sequences:
- the LOC102661702 gene encoding cullin-4, giving the protein MGVNLHQQIEKECEAHISAALQSLVGQSPDLVVFRSLVERCWQDLCDQMLMIRGIALYLDRTYVKQTANVRSLWDMGLQLFRKHLSLSPEVEHKTVTGLLRMIESERKSNAIVKGKRVSNTVV; this is encoded by the exons ATGGGTGTAAATCTTCATCAACAGATTGAAAAGGAGTGTGAAGCACATATATCTGCTGCACTGCAGTCTTTGGTTGGCCAAAGCCCAGATTTGGTTGTTTTTCGGTCTCTAGTTGAGAGATGTTGGCAGGATCTTTGTGACCAAATGTTGATGATTCGTGGTATAGCCTTGTATCTAGATAGGACATATGTGAAGCAAACAGCAAATGTTCGATCATTATGGGACATGGGCTTACAACTTTTCCGCAAACATCTTTCATTGTCTCCTGAAGTAGAACACAAAACTGTTACTGGTCTTCTACGAATGATTGAAAGTGAAAG GAAATCAAATGCAATTGTCAAAGGCAAAAGAGTGTCAAATACCGTTGTATGA